Part of the Caulifigura coniformis genome, CGCCCGAACTGGCGTTGCCGGCGACGCGAATCACCCGCCACCATGCACCCATGTCGACTCCCTCCTTTTCACTTCGCCGCGATGCCGAAGGGCTGCTGCGCTTCAGCGACGGGGCCCATCGCGACGTCGCCGTCACGATGACCTCCGCCTTCCCATTGTCCGAGCCCGGCATGTGGCTGTCGCTGCGTGCAGTTGATGGCAGCGAAGTTGCGCTGGTCGAAGACCCCGCCCGCCTGGAGGGGGAAGCACGCCGCCTGATCGACGAGGAACTCGAATCGCGACAGTTCGTGCCGGTGATCATCCGGGTCGACCGGGCCTCCAACACGACCACCGGGCTGGAGGTCGTTGTCGAAACCGATCGCGGGCCGACAACGTTGATCCTTGATGCGGACGAGCAGATTCGGCGGGTTTCGGACACGCGCGTTGTGCTGACCGACCGCGCCGGTGTGCGATACCTGATTCCCGACCTCCACCAGCTCGACCAGCAGAGCCGGCATCGCCTGGAACGGTTCTATTAGCCCTCCGAACGATCTGGCTTCGCCTCGGCCGGGGGCGCTGGAATCTCGGGAGGGGTCCCCTACACTGCCCGGTTCTGCGATGATGCGGCAGCGCGATGCGGCTTCCCGTGGCCAACGATCAAGGTCGCGGTCCACGACCGATTCCACATCCCGCTTTTCCTGTTCCTGACGACCCGTTTCCATACTCCTCGGATGGCCAAGGACTTTCTCAAAGATCTCGGCGACCACTACGACGTGATCGTCATCGGGAGCGGCCTGGCCGGCCTGACCGGCGCCAATGTCCTGGCCAAGGCCGGATATTCCGTGCTGCTTCTCGAGCATCACTACCAGCTGGGCGGGATGGCCACCTGGTTCAAACGCCGCGGCGGACACATCTTCGATATTTCGCTCCACGGCTTCCCCGTCGGCATGATCAAATCCTGCCGCAAGTACTGGACAAAGGAGATCGCCGACTCGATCGTCCAGCTCAAGGGCATCCGGTTCGAGAACCCGCAGTTCAGCATCAAAACCACCTTCAACCGCGACGATTTCACGAAGCAGCTGATCGAGCAGTTCGGTATTGCGCCCGAGACGGTGGAGGCGTTCTTCGATTTTGCGCGGTCGATGAACTTCTTCGACGACCAGTCGATGACCACCCGCGAGCTGTTCGAAAAGTTCTTCCCTGGCCGGTCGGATGTCGTCCGGTTCCTGATGGAGCCGATCACCTACGCCAACGGCTCCACGCTCGAAGACCCCGCCATCACCTATGGCATCGTCTTCTCCAACTTCATGAGCAAGGGCGTCTTCACGTTTCAGGGCGGAACGGACAAGCTCGTCCTGCAGATGCGCGACGAACTGGAGAAGAACGGCGTCGATATCCGTATCCGCGCACTCGTCGAGAAAGTCGAGCTCAATCCCGATCGCAGCGTGGCGGCAGTCTGGGTCAACGGAAAACGCGTCGGCTGCGGGGCCGTGCTCTCGAATGCGAACATCAAGTCGACGATCTTCAATCTCGTCGGCGAGGAGCATTTCTCCCCGGAGTACGCCGAAGAGGCGCGGGCCGTCCGGCTCAACAACTCCAGCTGCCAGGTCTACATCGCCCTCAAGCCGGGCGAAGGCTTCGACAACGTCGGCGACCTTCTGTTCCATTCGGAACACAGCGGGTTCGATATCAATGCCATGCTCTCGATGAACGTGAGCAGCCGGACCTTCTCGTTCTACTACCCCGAAACTCGCCCCGGGAGCGACCGCTGGCTCGTCGTCTCGTCGACGAACGCCAACTACGCCGACTGGGCGAAAATGTCGGAAGATGAATACGAGCGAGAAAAGGCGAAGCTCTGCGAATCGACGCTCGATTGCCTGGAAAAGTACGTTCCCGATGTCCGGCAGAAGCTGGACTGGCTCGAAGCCTCGACGCCGCGAACCTTCGAACATTACACGCGCCATCTGAGCGGCGCCTCGTTCGGGACCAAGTTCGAGGGCCTGAAGGTCTCGCAGACTCTCCCGCAGCAGGTTCCCGGTCTGTTCCACGCCGGTTCGGTGGGAATCATCATGTCCGGATGGCTCGGAGCCGTGAATTACGGCGTCATCGTCGCCAACGAACTCGACAAGCACCTCACGGCCACCGCCGCCAGGAAACGGGCCGTCGCGGTGTAAGCGGGATCTGCGGCGGCTCCACTCCCCCCGGATAAGCCGCGCGGGCCGACCACCAGCTCCCTGAAACGCCGTTCGAGAGCCCTCGGCAATTGACCATACCGGGGTTGGCGGCGTCACCCGGAACCCCGGTCGTCCGTCGACAGACTGTCCCTTCCGAACCACTGCCGCCTCACGCTTAGCAATCCTCCGTTCTCCAGCGGGAGAAGGTCGACATCGAATCTCGCTCGATCGGATGTCTGACGCTCCGCGTTTCTGCCGTGTCATGATTGTTCGTACGCCACGTCTGCTGATCGGGAGCGCCTTCACGGTCCAGCTTCTCGCGTTTGTTCTTTCGGTCGTCCTCGCGGGAGCGGCCTCAACGTCCTTCGCGGCCACAAGAAAATTTGCGGCGTCCAGGGCCC contains:
- a CDS encoding phytoene desaturase family protein produces the protein MAKDFLKDLGDHYDVIVIGSGLAGLTGANVLAKAGYSVLLLEHHYQLGGMATWFKRRGGHIFDISLHGFPVGMIKSCRKYWTKEIADSIVQLKGIRFENPQFSIKTTFNRDDFTKQLIEQFGIAPETVEAFFDFARSMNFFDDQSMTTRELFEKFFPGRSDVVRFLMEPITYANGSTLEDPAITYGIVFSNFMSKGVFTFQGGTDKLVLQMRDELEKNGVDIRIRALVEKVELNPDRSVAAVWVNGKRVGCGAVLSNANIKSTIFNLVGEEHFSPEYAEEARAVRLNNSSCQVYIALKPGEGFDNVGDLLFHSEHSGFDINAMLSMNVSSRTFSFYYPETRPGSDRWLVVSSTNANYADWAKMSEDEYEREKAKLCESTLDCLEKYVPDVRQKLDWLEASTPRTFEHYTRHLSGASFGTKFEGLKVSQTLPQQVPGLFHAGSVGIIMSGWLGAVNYGVIVANELDKHLTATAARKRAVAV
- a CDS encoding DUF1854 domain-containing protein, which codes for MSTPSFSLRRDAEGLLRFSDGAHRDVAVTMTSAFPLSEPGMWLSLRAVDGSEVALVEDPARLEGEARRLIDEELESRQFVPVIIRVDRASNTTTGLEVVVETDRGPTTLILDADEQIRRVSDTRVVLTDRAGVRYLIPDLHQLDQQSRHRLERFY